In the Carboxydothermus hydrogenoformans Z-2901 genome, one interval contains:
- the corA gene encoding magnesium/cobalt transporter CorA → MIKTYYYNHKTNTMEHDVDLSRLAELLADPESMLWVDLYNFEEKELYYLARIFNFHELTVEDCLTFSPRAKVDKYENYYFFLLHALRYDEEQDEEILLVQLGVYLGTNFIVTVHKSALPSLGKLALVCRRSSEICVKGTEYFLYSIIDGIVDEYFPILEQVTNRIEDLEDEIYEQPNREITDEFIDLKRTILAIRRAISHQKRIFGNLIRPPFPLSEEIKPYFSDLADHLERATDTVDSQRDMLDQILMTYNSIITTRTNETMRVLTIISTIFMPLTFVTGFFGMNVPFPAQNHYISTGIITAGLIAISYGMVRWFKYKNWM, encoded by the coding sequence ATGATTAAAACTTATTACTACAACCACAAAACTAACACCATGGAACATGATGTGGATTTATCCAGACTTGCGGAACTTTTAGCGGATCCCGAAAGCATGCTGTGGGTAGATTTATACAATTTTGAGGAAAAAGAGCTTTACTACCTCGCCCGCATTTTTAACTTTCACGAATTGACGGTAGAAGACTGTTTAACCTTCAGCCCCCGGGCCAAAGTGGATAAGTACGAAAATTATTATTTCTTCCTGCTCCACGCCTTAAGATACGATGAAGAACAGGATGAAGAAATCCTTCTGGTGCAGTTAGGCGTTTATCTGGGCACAAACTTTATCGTTACCGTTCATAAAAGTGCCCTTCCCAGTCTCGGTAAGCTTGCTTTGGTATGCCGCCGGAGTTCCGAAATCTGTGTAAAGGGCACCGAATACTTTCTTTATTCGATCATTGACGGCATTGTCGATGAATATTTCCCCATCCTCGAACAAGTAACCAACCGTATCGAGGACCTGGAAGATGAAATTTACGAACAACCCAACCGGGAAATTACCGATGAGTTTATTGACTTAAAGCGTACCATTTTAGCAATCCGCAGGGCAATATCCCACCAGAAAAGGATTTTCGGTAATTTAATTCGTCCACCTTTCCCGTTAAGCGAAGAGATAAAGCCTTATTTTTCCGACCTTGCCGACCATTTAGAGCGGGCCACCGATACGGTCGATAGCCAGCGGGACATGCTCGATCAAATCTTAATGACTTATAACTCTATTATTACTACGCGAACCAACGAGACAATGCGGGTTTTAACAATCATTTCGACCATTTTCATGCCCCTCACCTTTGTCACCGGGTTTTTCGGAATGAACGTACCATTTCCGGCCCAGAATCATTATATCTCTACCGGCATTATCACCGCAGGTTTAATCGCTATTTCTTACGGCATGGTTCGCTGGTTTAAGTATAAAAATTGGATGTGA
- the rd gene encoding rubredoxin, protein MDKYVCSICGYVYDPEVGDESQGIAPGTPFENLPADWVCPDCGADKDAFEKM, encoded by the coding sequence ATGGACAAATATGTTTGCAGTATTTGCGGGTATGTCTATGACCCGGAAGTAGGGGATGAGTCTCAGGGGATAGCTCCAGGTACGCCTTTTGAAAACCTTCCGGCGGACTGGGTTTGCCCCGACTGCGGCGCCGACAAGGATGCTTTTGAGAAGATGTAA
- a CDS encoding NAD(P)/FAD-dependent oxidoreductase — protein MKIVIVGGGIAGVSAAAAAREVSDTAEITLISAEKYYPYYRLKLSEYLSGELKEESLLLHPPSWYEERKIKVILGKKVTGARLESRELTLHDGTVVPFDRLILTTGSYAFKPPVSGGDLPGVYTLRNLDDLKAIRDRAEKARRAVVIGGGVLGLEVAYYLGKRGVWVGVVEHNDRLLPRQVDEEGSKILSRAAQEAGVELYLARDVDRIEGIEQVEKVVFKDGSSVATDIVVFSTGVRPYLEVANMLTLGINRGIIVDKYMATSRENIYAAGDVAEFEGQMPGIWPVAMEQGKVAGANAAGASKIYTPIPPQNVLKVFGKTVFSIGTVMGEGVTSRREDRGDNFLKYYYKDEKLVGALLIGDVKLVNEVRKLFS, from the coding sequence ATTACCGCCTAAAGCTTTCGGAATATTTAAGTGGCGAGCTGAAAGAAGAAAGTCTTTTGCTTCACCCTCCTTCCTGGTATGAGGAAAGGAAGATCAAAGTAATCCTGGGGAAAAAGGTTACCGGAGCACGCCTTGAATCCAGGGAGCTTACATTACATGACGGAACGGTAGTACCTTTTGACCGGCTTATTCTGACTACAGGAAGTTATGCTTTTAAACCCCCGGTTTCCGGTGGGGATCTTCCCGGTGTTTACACCTTAAGGAATTTGGATGATTTAAAGGCCATTCGGGACCGTGCGGAAAAAGCCCGGAGAGCGGTGGTAATAGGTGGGGGAGTATTGGGACTGGAAGTGGCGTATTATCTCGGCAAAAGGGGAGTTTGGGTAGGGGTTGTAGAACATAACGACCGCTTATTACCCCGCCAGGTGGATGAAGAAGGTTCCAAAATTCTTTCCAGAGCTGCTCAAGAAGCAGGGGTAGAACTTTATCTTGCAAGAGACGTAGACCGGATTGAAGGTATCGAACAGGTAGAAAAGGTAGTATTTAAGGATGGAAGTTCAGTAGCAACCGATATTGTGGTATTTTCAACGGGGGTTCGGCCTTACTTAGAAGTAGCAAATATGCTAACTTTAGGCATTAATCGGGGGATTATAGTGGACAAGTATATGGCTACTTCCCGGGAAAACATTTATGCAGCCGGTGATGTAGCCGAGTTTGAGGGGCAGATGCCGGGCATTTGGCCGGTGGCAATGGAGCAGGGAAAAGTTGCCGGGGCTAATGCTGCCGGAGCATCTAAAATTTATACTCCTATTCCTCCTCAAAATGTTTTAAAGGTTTTTGGGAAAACCGTTTTCAGTATAGGAACGGTTATGGGTGAAGGTGTAACTTCCCGTAGGGAAGACCGGGGAGATAACTTCCTTAAGTATTACTACAAGGATGAAAAACTTGTAGGGGCGCTTTTAATAGGTGATGTAAAGCTTGTAAATGAAGTAAGAAAACTTTTTTCCTAA